One Candidatus Atelocyanobacterium thalassa isolate ALOHA genomic window, ACTGGGTGTTAGCTACTATAGCTATAGCTATCCCAGGATTTGATATTTTTCTTGATGGTTGGCGTGGATTAGTTAATGGAATGGCCAATATGAATACATTGGTTGGATTAGGAACTTTTAGTGCGTATTCAATTAGCTGTATTGCATTAATTTTTCCTGAATTAGGTTGGGAATGTTTTTTTGATGAGCCAGTAATGTTGTTGGGATTTATTTTACTGGGGCGTATTTTGGAGAAGAGGGCCAAGAATCGTGCCTCATCAGCTTTAAAGTCTTTAATTGAATTACAGCCTACATTTGCTCGCCTAAGTAGTGATCCATATTCGGAAAATCAATCTAGTATAGAAATTCCTGTCGAGCAAGTTCGCTTAGGAGAATATATAAAAATATTACCTGGTGATAAAATTCCTGTAGATGGAGAGATTATCACTGGAGAAACTACTATTGACGAATCATTGGTAACGGGAGAATCAATGCCTGTGGCCAAAAAAATAGGTGATGAGGTATCTGTAGGAACTCTAAATCATTCTGGTCTAATTATTATCAAAACAATTCGTATTGGCAATGATACAACTTTGTCTCAAATTATTTTCTCAGTTGAGAATGCTCAGATGTTAAAGCCTCCTATTCAAAAACTGACTGATACAATAGCTGGGTATTTCGCATATGGAATAATTTCTCTTTCAATACTAGTATTTATCTTCTGGTTTGCCATAGGGACAAATTGGTATCCTCAAGTATTAAATGCAAATTATAATAACACTTCATTTTTATTGAGCTTAAAACTAGCAATTTCGGTTCTAGTTGTTGCATGTCCTTGCGCCCTGGGACTGGCAACTCCTATGGCTATATTAGTAGGAACAGGTATAGGAGCTAAGAAAGGCATATTAATTAAAAATGGAGATGTTTTAGAAAAAGTTTCGCAGCTGTATGCAGTAGTATTCGATAAAACTGGTACTCTTACTACTGGACATCCTGTGGTAACTGGTTGTAAATCTTTTGGTGTACTTAGTTCTCAATATTTATTACAATTGGCTGCTACCGTAGAAAATGGCACTAATCATCCACTAGCCCTGGCTATTATGGAAGAAGCTAAAAGAGAAAATTTATCTTTATTGAAAGCAAAAAATTTCTGTACAAAAATTGGATCAGGAGTCACTGCTGAGGTTGAAGAAAAAGAAATTTGGTTAGGAAATAAAAATTGGTTACTAAATAATGGATTTAATTTTAACTCCAATTCTTATTATCTGGAATCATTAACCCAAAAAGGGGAAACGATTATTTATGTAGGTATAAATAAATCGATAGAAGGTTTTTTAACTTTAAAAGATACATTAAGACCAGAAGCCCAAGAAACTATCTTAGAACTAAAGAAAAAAGGATTAGAAATTATATTATTAACTGGAGATAATCCAAAAGTTGCTGCAGCGATCGCAACTGAACTAGGAATTAACAAGTTTTTTGCTCAAGTTAACCCTAGTAACAAAGCTAGTGTGATCAAAGATTTACAAAAGCAAGGAAAAATAGCAATGGTAGGAGATGGTATTAATGATGCACCAGCTCTAGTTCAGGCAGACATAGGAGTTTCTTTACAAGGATCTACTCAGATAGCTTTGGAAAGCTCTGATATTGTTTTAATGAGTGGAAGTATTTTAGACATTTTAACAGCTATAAATCTTAGTCTAGCAACATTTACAAAAATTCGTCAGAACCTTTTATGGGCCTTTGGATATAATACTCTGTCAATTCCTCTCGCAGGAGGAATTCTATTGCCTAGCCTAGGTCTAACTATTAGTCCTGTAATTGCCGCGGCTTTAATGGCTTCTAGCTCTATAATAGTAGTAATAAATTCTTTATCTCTCCGCTATCAATTTCGTTAATAAATCAAATCATTTGGTTTATTAAATTTATGAAACTAATTAGTATCAATATTAAAAAAAGAATTTAATTAATATATTTTAAGGCCATTCTCTATTTATGAAATATAGGTAATATATAAATAGGTAATATATAAACTATATATTGCAAGCTATAAAATTATTCTTAATCTTTCTATTATTTGGATACAATTTTTTTGATTTTATTAATATGGATAATTTTCAACATTTAATAGGTCAAACACAGAGTACTACTCTATTAAAACAAATTATCATTAAAAACAAGATTGCTCCTGCTTATCTTTTCTCTGGGCCAACAGGAGTAGGGCGTAGGCTAGCTGCAAGATCTTTTTGTAAATCAATATTCTCACTTTCAAAAGTATTACAAGAAAATCAGACCACTCTCGAGCATAGAATTTTAAATGGTAATCATCCAGATCTTTATTGGATAGAGCCAACATATCAATATAAAGGAAAGTTATTTACGATAAGACAAGCTCAAGAAAATGGATTAAAAAGCAATTCATCTCCTCAAATTCGTATAGATCAGATTCGAAATATTACTAATTTCCTGAGTCGCCCACCTCTAGAAAGCATTCGCTCTGTTGTAATAATAGAAAGCGCAGAAATGATGACTGAAGCTGCATCTAATGGATTGTTAAAAACCTTAGAAGAAGCTAAGTTGGCAACAATAATTTTGATTGTATCTAATCAAAATTTATTATTACCAACCTTGGTATCTCGTTGCCAAATAATTCCTTTTTACAATTTATCAGAAAAAGATTTAAAACAAGTTTTAAGAAAATCAGATTATGAAAATATAATAAATGAAGAAAAAATAATAAAATTAAGCCAAGGAAGCCCTGGAAAGGCAATTGGTTATTGGAATCAATTACAACTTATTCCCTCTGAAATTACAGATACTTTAGAGAAAATACCGTTAAGTTATTTAAACTCGTTAGAGCTATCAAAAAAAATCACTGTGGAATTAAATAATTCAACTCAAATATTTTTAATTGACTATATGCAGCATTTTTATTGGGTAAAGTTTAGAAATAAAAACTTACTTGAATTATTAGAGTTGTCTAAGAGTTATCTACTTAGGTATTTAAACTCAAGATTAGTTTGGGATTCTCTATTAATAAAAATTAGTAATATTTTATAAATGTTAAGTATTAAAGTTTATATTTTCAGAATTTAGTGTTAGGGTTTTTATTCTTTTGAGTAAAAAGTTAGATTGTATAGGTTTTATAAGATAATCGTCAATTCCTGTTTCGGCAATTTCTAGCCATTCTTTAGATGTAATTGTATCTTTTAGAAATAGTACTTTTATAGATTTAGTCTCTGAAGATTTCTTCAAAAGTTTACTTATCTTAAGGGCTTTAGATAAATCTTGGTCTAAGATAATTGCTATGGGCTGAATTAGCTCTATTTTCCTTATTAATTTAATATCATTAATTAACCAAATAAAATAATAATTAGCTGATGTTAATAACTTTTCAAGAAGAGTTGCAATTTTATTATTACTTTCTATTAAAATAATAACTCTAGTCGAAAACAATGATTCTTTTCGGCTTATTAATTTATTATTGGATCTATTTTTAAATTGAGACTGGTTTGGAATTCTTATTGTAAAAATAGACCCCTTATTGACTAAAGAATCTACTTCAATAGTTCCACTATGTAATTCTACTAGTTGTTTCGTTAAAGCTAAACCTAACCCTGTCCCTCCATAAACGCGTTTCCTATGATTTTCTAGCTTTTGAAATAATTTAAATAACAATGGTATTTGCTCTGTCTTTATACCTATTCCTGTATCTTCTACTTGCCAAACTACTTCTTCTCTATGCCTCCAAACTCTTAATATGACAGTCCCATTTTCTGGGGTAAATTTTAAGGCATTGTTTAATAAGTAATAGAGAATATGTTTCATTTTTACAGGATCGGCTAAAAATGTATCTTCTATAGAATTAATCCTTAAATCTAGTTTTAAATTAATGTGTCGGTGAACTTCTTCTTTATAGACTTTTTGTAAAATGTTTTTGGCAATATCACTTAAAGAAAATTCTTGAATATTTAGTAAGCATTTTCCTGTTTGTAAATTTGAATATTCTAAAATTTCATTAATTATTTGAAGTAAATTTTCACCACTATTTTGAATAGTGGCTAAGTAATGTTTTCGTTTTTCTAAAGATAATGTTGAATTTTCTTTTGACCAATATAATAAAGTTCCCGACAACCCAATAATACAAGTTAATGGAGTACGTAACTCATGACTCATATTACCCAAGAATTCACTTTTAGAATAATTAGCTGCTTGAGAAGCGACTAAAGTATCACATAATTCTTGTGTTCTTTTAATAACTTTTTGTTTTAATACATATTTTTCTTTTTGAACCTGAGAATAAAGCTGTGCTTGATAAAGAGCAACGGCTAGATGCTCTGCGATTTTTTCTAAAGTGACTTTTCCATCACTTAACCATCTCCGTTTCTGTAAACATTGATGTGCAACTAAAAGTCCCCACAAATTATCGTTTATTTTGATAGGAGCTACTATCTCAGAAAGTATCCAAAACTTACTAGGTAAATTGTAAAAACATGAATGAATGAAAGAATAATTATTGATATCATCTTCAAAAGTAATTGATCTTTTTTGATATTTTGCAATCTTTGTAAAAACCTTACTTTCTATTAAAATTTTTAATAAGGAAGGAATATCTCTAGTAGCAAGTGATTCATGAACTACATATCCATTTCCTTTGATTAAATCATAGTCTTTTGAAGTAATTAACTGTTTATTGTTAAATTTATAAACAATTAAACGATCAGCTCCTAAAATTTCTCTCGATTCTTTAACAGTATTCTCTAGGATAGTTGGTATATCGAGAGATTGACGGATTTTACTAATTACTTGACTTAAAAGCCTTTCTGCTCTTAGCTGGCCTTCAATCTCTTTCTTAAGAGGAGAAGTAACTAATAAATTTTGATCAATAGTACATAAATTATTATTTTTTTTAGGTTCTAATATATCTCTTAGATTATTATTCAGGTATTGTAGTAAATTCGTTGACTGTATGTGATTGATTTTTAGATAAGGAACAATTTTTTTCTTCCATACTGAAGAGTCATTCAAATGTATATATAATTTTTGAACGAAGTTATTTATATCCTTTGGTTTTGTAGTAATTGTAACTTGGTAAGATAAAGATGAGGTGTCTAAAACACCTTGAAGTAAGATGCTAAATTTTGGAGACAAAAAAAGATAAAAAGTTTTTAAGTCTAATGATATAGAAGGATTTTCTTCTAAAGTAAAGATAGAATTTGTCAACAAGATACCTTTAGGGCCTTCAATGCTCAAAAGCTTTTCTAAAAGAGAACAAAGCTTTTCAAATGTGTATATAGATATAATTCGTTGTAAAATAAACTCTTTGGGAAGATTCATCGGTTTAGACAAGGCTAAAGGGAAAAAGGAGGATGCAATTTTTGTTTTTTCTATCCTATCTTGGAAGCTTGATGTTATTTAAATACTGAGGAAATGTAATGCATAGAATAGCTTCAAATTCTGGAAATTGGGATACGGGGAAAAATGAAGTCGTTCTTATAGAGCAAAATCAAGCTCCGATTGTATTTTTAACAGCAGCAGACACAGATATTCAAAGCCTAGCAAATTCTTTGCATCTTTTACCTGATAATTTTCAAAAAATACGTGCTCTAAATATTTTGCATTTAAAGCAACAGGTAAGTATTGATTATTACTCAGACAAAGTATTGTCTAAATCTAAAGTTATCATTTTACGCTTACTAGGAGGAAATTCATATTGGAATTATGGATTAGAAGTTGTTAAAAATATTGCTGAATTAAACAACATAAGCCTTTTTGTCCTACCAGGAGACGATATTTCCGATACTATCTTAATGAGTCATTCAACAGTTCCATTGTATCAGTGCAATAAATTGTGGAACTACATAAGCGAAGGAGGACAAAAGAACTGGCTAAATGCGCTAAAGTATATTTCTAATAATTGTTTCAAAACTAAATATAACACTGAAGAGCCGGAGATAGTACCAAATTTTGGAATTTATCGAAATAATGATTGGGTTGATAATGTAAATCAAAAAAATGTTGTCATACTCTTTTATCGTTCACATTATCTTTCGGGTAATTTATTACCAATAGATTCCTTATGTGAAAGTTTATTAAGTAAAAAATTAGTCCCTTTACCAATATTCGTTACTTCTCTAAAAGATATTAATATTCAAATTGAATTAATCGATTATCTACAGAATATAAAGAACAATTCTTATGAATTATTAATTAACACTACCAGTTTCTCAATTGCAAAAATTGATAATGATCATAAATTTATTAATAATTTATGGGAGAAATTAGATTGTCCAGTTTTGCAAGTAATCTTTAGTAGCTCAACATTACAACAATGGAATGAAAGTTCTCAAGGTCTAACTCCTAGAGATGTAGCTATGAATATTGCTTTACCAGAGATCGATGGGAAAATTATAACTCGTGCGATTTCTTTCAAATCCGTTAAAGTGTGGAATAAAGATTTAGAGACAAATGTTGTTATTTATTCACCTATCAAAGATAGAGTTGATTTTGTCGTTGATTTAACTAGTAATTATATTAATCTCAAAAATACCCCTGTCTCTGAAAGGAAGATTGCCATAATTTTAGCTAACTACCCCAACAAGAATGGTAGGATTGCAAACGGTGTTGGATTAGATACCCCAGCAAGTTGTATAGAAATTCTTAAGGCATTAGAAAAAGAAGGTTATAGCATTAAGGATATACCTACATCAGGCGATGAGCTAATAAGATATTTAACAAAAGGTGTAACAAATGATCCTGAAAGTAAGGAACTACGAGTAGTTTATCAGTCAGTTTCTTATACAGAATATAAACAATATTTTCAAACTTTACCTTCAAAAATTAAAAACGAAATTGAAGAGCGCTGGCAACATATCTTTAATAATGTAGATATATCATTCCCAATTTCTGGTATTCAATTAAAAAATATTTTCATAGGTATTCAACCGTCTAGAGGCTACGATTTAGATCCTAGCCTAAATTATCATGCTCCTGACTTAGAGCCAACACCTCATTATTTAGCATATTATTATTGGTTGAAAAATAAGTTCAAAGCTTCAGCAATTATTAATATAGGAAAACATGGTAATTTAGAGTGGTTACCAGGGAAAAGCCTTGCATTGTCATCAACTTGCTATCCTGAAGTTGCACTAGGCAGTATTCCTAATTTCTATCCTTTTATTGTTAACGATCCAGGCGAAGGAGCACAAGCTAAGCGCCGTTCACATGCAACTATCATAGATCATCTTACTCCTCCTTTGACTCGTGCAGAGTTATATGATGATTTAGAACAATTAGAGATTCTTATTGATGAATATTATGAAGCACAAGCTTTAGATCCTAAACGTCTAAAAATAATTACTAATAGTATTAAAAAACTAATTGTCACAACCAAAATTAATAATGATTTAGGCGTAGAAAAAGTTGATTCTGATTCTTTATCTACATTTCTAAGGTTGGCGGATGGATATTTATGTGAACTTAAAGAAGCACAAATTAGAGATGGGTTACATGTATTCGGGAAGTGCCCTCAAAATGTTCAATTAAGAGATTTGATTTTGGCAATTGCTCGCTCACCTGGATTTAATAGAATTGGTTTAACTACAGCACTAGCTAAAGATATAAAATTAACTTTTAATCCTCTGACAGCAAACCTTGGCGATTCTTTCTCTGATTCTATTTTTTCTACTTTTATACCTCAAAATCTTCTTTTGCAACTTCAGAAATCATCCTCTATTGGTGATGTCGTAGAAGTCTTAGAAAAGTATTCGCAAAATTTAATTGAAAATCTAATTAATGGTACTGAAATTACGGAAATTATTTACTTCCAAAATACTTGTAAAGAAGTTAATTGGATACAAAAATTTTTAATTCCAAAATTATATGAAACTGATCAAGAAGTTAGTAACTTACTTAAAGGATTAGATGGTAAATATGTTCCTAGTGGAGCATCAGGTACTCTAACTAGAGGGAAAGTAGAAGTCCTTCCTACAGGTAGAAATTTTTACTCAGTTGATATTCGTGCTATTCCTACTCAAACAGCTTGGGCTGTAGGGAAAAAAGCAGCAGAAATTCTTGTTGAAAAATATACTCAAGACAATGGAGAATATCCAAAGACTTTAGCGATATCAATTTGGGGAACTTCAACGATGAGAACAGGTGGTGATGACATAGCCCAGGTTTTTGCTTTATTAGGAGTAAAACCTATTTGGGACAGATCTAGAGTAATAGATTATGAAATTATTCCTTTATCGGTATTAGGGAGACCTCGTGTTGATGTAACAGTAAGAATATCAGGCTTTTTTAGAGATAGTTTTCCTAACTTAATATTATTATTATCAAATATAATTGAGGATTTATCAAAACTAGAAGAAGAAAAAGATGCTAATCCTTTAGCTATGCAAGTTAAAGAAGAAAAGTTATTTTGGAAAGAAAAAGGTTTAACTGATCAACAAGCACATTTAAAATCTTGTTATAGAATATTTGGTTCAAAGCCTGGAGCGTATGGAGCCGGTTTACAGGGTCTGATTGAAGCTCAAAACTGGCAAGATGATAACGATTTAGCTAGAGCTTATATCAATTGGAGTTGTTATGCTTATGATAAAAGTGGAAAAGCAGACAAAGTTCCTGAAATATTTGAAAAAAGATTAAAACAGTTGCAAATTGTTCTACATAATCAAGATAATCGAGAACATGATTTGCTAGACTCTGACGACTACTACCAATTTCAAGGAGGTTTGACTGTCGCTATTAGAAGTATAACTGGCAAAAATCCTCAAACTTACTTTGGAGACAATTCTATAATTGATAATCCTAAAGTAAAATTACTTAAAGAAGAGATATCTAAAGTATATCGTTCTCGTGTTGTTAATCCTAAGTGGATCAAGGGCATTATGAGACACGGTTATAAAGGTGGTTTTGAAATGGCAGCTACAGTTGATTATTTATTTGCTTATGATGCAACGGCAAATTGCGTAGAAGATTTTATGTATGAAGGAATAGCTCAGAAATATATTTTTGATCAAGATGTAAGGCAATTTATAGAAGAAAAAAATCCTTGGGCTTTAAGAGATATTTCAGAAAGGCTTCTGGAAGCTAACCAGAGAGGCTTATGGGCAGATGTAAATGAAAAAATGCTTGACGAATTAAGAGAAGTTATTCATGAAGCAGAAAGAATAATAGAAGAATAGTTGGTATAATTTTCTATTATGTTCGTATGTATAATTTTACTTTAAAGAAAATTTTTAAATTTGCATCGAATTAAGTATTTTAATGATACCATTTAGTAGTCCATAACGAAGGGTGATTATAATTATGAACCTATTAAAAACAATAGCTACCCAAGTTAAAAATTGGTTTCCTGCTCCTACTGTCCATGCTCATTGCGATGGACCCTGTGGTGTATACGACCCAGCTTCAGCTAGAATTGCAGCCGAAGCAGTAGTATCAATGACAAAAAAAATTTTAGATTTACAGCCTCCAACTTCAAATAATATCGAAGCAGTAGCTGCCTATCAAAATACTCTATCTAGATATATTGCAATCAAAGAAGAACAGGCACACATAGCAAAAAAAGAACTTTTAGTTCTTTGGACAGACTATTTCAAACCTGTACATCTTGAGCAATATCCTGACTTACATACTAAATTTTGGAATGCAGCAAAACTTTGTTCTGCTTGCAAAGTAGAAGTAAACTCAGATAACACAGAAAAATTAATGTCTGCAATAGAAGATATTCAAAGTATTTTCTGGCAAACAAAAGGGAGAACTGATGTTTCTTGGTATAGAGCTAATTAAGTTAGTTTTTAAATTTTATTCTACATGTCTTGTATACGAAACAGTAACATAATAGATCTTGTACTTTGGCTACTAGGAAAACGACAACGCTTTAGAGTTGAAGGATTGTCAATGCTTCCTTGCCTCAATCCAGGAGATGAATTACTAATTTGTAAACAAACTAGTAATTTCCTGGCTCCTTCTATTACAGACATTGTTGTAGTATCACATCCACATTGCGCAGACTTATTATTAATTAAAAGAGTAATTTCTATTAATAAAGATGGATCTTGTTTTGTTAGAGGAGATAATCTTCTACATAGTACGGATAGCCGCTCATTTGGATGGATAGAACCTGAGTTGATTCTCGGTTATGTTACTAGTCGATTTCTTTAATTCTAAAATAGAAGTACCTTAAAAATTGACTTTTAATTTTTATGAATGAAAATTATTAATGTTGTATTAGATCTATATAACATTACATTTTTCTAAGTTTAAAATTTATAGTATTATGGGCTGGTAATTAATTCCTAGCCCTCTTTTTATTTATAAATAATAGAAATGAACTTTACTATATTTTTTTAAACATACAAAATGTCAATAATCAAATAACATATGTTTTGGAAAATTTATAACTATGAAGTTAAAAGAAATTGAAACCATAACTCGTTCAATAGCTTGGGGTGCATCTAAAATTTTACATTCCTATTATTGTGGAAAAAATAGATTTGAAACTATTGAGTCTTCTAAAGGCAATCCTGTAACTACTGCTGATATTAAATCTAATGCTTATATCTTGAAAAACTTACAAGCATTTTTTCCACAAGATACTTTCGGTTATCTTAGTGAAGAGAATTATAAAAATAATAATTGTATAAAAAAAGATTGGGTATGGATTATTGATCCTTTAGATGGTACTAAAGAGTTTATTAATCAAACAGGAGAATATGCTTTACATATTGCTTTAGCATACAAAGGGCGCCCCTATGTAGGTGTGGTGGCTATCCCTGAAGCTCAAACAATTTATTTTGCGACAAAGGGATATGGAACATTTGTTGAAAAACTTAATCATAAGATTACTCAAATTAAAGTATCAAATAAAAATACAATTAAAAATCCGTCTTTAGTAGTAAGTCGTTCTCATAGAAATAATCGATTTCAGTCACTTATAAATTCTTTTTCAACAAAAGACATAATATACATGGGTGGTTTAGGTAAAAAAATTACAACTATCCTGGAGAAAAAAGCAGATGTTTATCTCTCTATATCTGGTAAATCTGCACCTAAAGACTGGGATTTTGCAGCTCCAGACTTAATTCTTACTGAGGCAGGAGGAAAATTTACTTATTTTAATGGTGACACCCCAATCTATAACCGTGGAGATGTATCTCAATGGGGTAATTTTATAGCTAGCAATGGAAGTTCTCATCAAGCTTTATGTGAAAAATTCATGAATATCTTAAATCATGTTGATAAGAAAGCTATTCTATAAATCACATGTTTAAGATGAATTATGTAAAAACTTAACATAGTTCATAAGATAGTAACTATTAATATTAATTTGGTAAATGCAAAACTTTTAAGTAATGACGATAATATAAGATGTATGTTGAGTTATTTAATATTTTCGATTCACATATAAGTAGATAAAGTATAGTTACTATGTGGATATTGAATTTTTTATATAAATTAAAGTTATTCCTAATATTAACCAACATAAACTACACATGCGTTTTAATGTCAGGGCTTTTTCTATCGTATTAAATGTAATTGATTCGATAGGTTCTCCTAGTAAAGGTTTGTCTTTAACTACGTCACCATAGATATTTTTCCCTCCCAATTGAACTTTTAATATAGCAGCATAGACACTCTCGCTCCATCCTGAGTTTGGACTTATATCCTTAGTTCCATCACGATTACAGACTGAAAAAACATAATAAGGCCTTCCTGCTAGTATTGCTAAAGTCAGAACTCCAAGACGACACGGGATCCAAGTTAAAATATCCTCTAAATTTGCACTAAACCATCCAATATCAGCAAAAGGTTCTTTTTTATAACCAATAGTAGAGTCAAGAGTACTAGAAGCTTTGTAGGCAAGAGCGAAAGCCAGGCTATTGGTATGAGGTAGTAAAGCGCCAATTATTGCATAAAATAAAGGTGCCATTACTCCATCTATGGAGTTTTCTGAAATAGTTTCTAATACAGTACGCCAAATATTTTTCTGGGAAAGATGAGTAGTACTTCTACCTACATATTGACTAAGTTTTATTCTAGCAAGATTAATTTTTTTTCTATTCAAGGGGATAAAAACATCGTAAGCTGCCAATCTTAAGCTTCTTCCAGCAAAACAACTAGCCAAAAAAATACTTTCTATGACAACTCCTATTAGAGGAGAAAAATGATATTTAATCAAACCAATCATCCAACCGAAAACCCCGCTACCAACAACTAACAGCAAACCCAAGACAATCCCTGTACAACGGCGCATAAATCTTTTTTTAAACGATTTAAGAAGAAAATTAGAGCATTTAACAATTAACCATCCCATAACTTGTACAGGATGCAAATATTTAGATGGATCACTAACTAAGTAATCAATTAAGCTGGCTACGATCAAAATAATTATGGAAAAATCAGTATTCAAAATGATGTCTTATTCTTTAGTTGATTATTATTAATAATACCAATAATTTTTTTATACTTTTGATAATGTTCATGGTGATTAAATAATTAAGATTATTTATTATTTAAAAATTATATAAAAAATTAAAAAACAACAAATAGCATAAAAACTACTATGAATCTTCTTTGGACATAGAGGGTATTTATTATTTTTATTGATAGATTTAAAATCTTCTCTAATTTTCTATTAATATAAATAATAATTTTCAAAAAACAAAAAACTCATAATTAGTACAACATTAATTTGGGTTTAGTTAAAAAAAAATCAATGTTTTTTCTAAAGAATAGAGGATTTGATTTCTTAT contains:
- a CDS encoding 3'(2'),5'-bisphosphate nucleotidase CysQ family protein, which codes for MKLKEIETITRSIAWGASKILHSYYCGKNRFETIESSKGNPVTTADIKSNAYILKNLQAFFPQDTFGYLSEENYKNNNCIKKDWVWIIDPLDGTKEFINQTGEYALHIALAYKGRPYVGVVAIPEAQTIYFATKGYGTFVEKLNHKITQIKVSNKNTIKNPSLVVSRSHRNNRFQSLINSFSTKDIIYMGGLGKKITTILEKKADVYLSISGKSAPKDWDFAAPDLILTEAGGKFTYFNGDTPIYNRGDVSQWGNFIASNGSSHQALCEKFMNILNHVDKKAIL
- the sodN gene encoding superoxide dismutase, Ni; protein product: MNLLKTIATQVKNWFPAPTVHAHCDGPCGVYDPASARIAAEAVVSMTKKILDLQPPTSNNIEAVAAYQNTLSRYIAIKEEQAHIAKKELLVLWTDYFKPVHLEQYPDLHTKFWNAAKLCSACKVEVNSDNTEKLMSAIEDIQSIFWQTKGRTDVSWYRAN
- the sodX gene encoding nickel-type superoxide dismutase maturation protease, producing MSCIRNSNIIDLVLWLLGKRQRFRVEGLSMLPCLNPGDELLICKQTSNFLAPSITDIVVVSHPHCADLLLIKRVISINKDGSCFVRGDNLLHSTDSRSFGWIEPELILGYVTSRFL
- the cbiB gene encoding adenosylcobinamide-phosphate synthase CbiB: MNTDFSIIILIVASLIDYLVSDPSKYLHPVQVMGWLIVKCSNFLLKSFKKRFMRRCTGIVLGLLLVVGSGVFGWMIGLIKYHFSPLIGVVIESIFLASCFAGRSLRLAAYDVFIPLNRKKINLARIKLSQYVGRSTTHLSQKNIWRTVLETISENSIDGVMAPLFYAIIGALLPHTNSLAFALAYKASSTLDSTIGYKKEPFADIGWFSANLEDILTWIPCRLGVLTLAILAGRPYYVFSVCNRDGTKDISPNSGWSESVYAAILKVQLGGKNIYGDVVKDKPLLGEPIESITFNTIEKALTLKRMCSLCWLILGITLIYIKNSIST